Proteins from one Paenibacillus amylolyticus genomic window:
- a CDS encoding response regulator has protein sequence MNKELYRVLLVDDEPWNRDILRNLGDWNELGMTVVGEAEDGEQAIQLVKQHQPHIIITDMRMPGTDGVELLQTLSGKYPQIKVIVVSGYDDFNYAKHAIRHRAADYLLKPVNPDELNAVLAKCARDLEKSNLHLNHGRLTHLRSQVSSPCFNSRLACGLTI, from the coding sequence GTGAACAAGGAACTGTACAGAGTGCTGCTGGTGGACGATGAACCGTGGAACCGGGACATATTGCGCAACCTGGGGGATTGGAATGAACTAGGCATGACCGTTGTTGGTGAGGCAGAGGATGGCGAGCAGGCCATACAACTGGTCAAGCAGCATCAGCCTCACATTATCATTACGGACATGCGCATGCCCGGCACAGACGGTGTGGAACTGCTACAGACGCTGAGCGGAAAGTACCCACAGATCAAAGTGATTGTGGTAAGCGGGTATGATGACTTCAATTATGCCAAACATGCAATCCGTCATCGGGCTGCTGACTATCTGCTCAAACCGGTGAATCCGGATGAACTGAATGCGGTGCTGGCCAAATGTGCAAGAGATTTGGAGAAGTCGAATCTGCACCTGAATCATGGGAGGCTTACCCATCTTCGTTCGCAAGTGAGTTCTCCCTGTTTCAACAGCAGGCTCGCTTGCGGTTTAACGATCTGA
- a CDS encoding AraC family transcriptional regulator: MNVTDYVVQLRMTRAKEWVMDEQIPFKHIAEMAGYEDVSYFYRVFKKHFGVSPGEMRKGQTRM, translated from the coding sequence GTGAACGTGACCGACTATGTTGTCCAATTACGTATGACGAGAGCGAAAGAGTGGGTAATGGACGAACAGATTCCATTCAAGCATATTGCTGAGATGGCGGGTTATGAAGATGTGTCATACTTCTATCGGGTATTCAAGAAACATTTCGGAGTTTCCCCAGGGGAGATGAGAAAGGGACAAACTCGTATGTGA
- a CDS encoding sugar ABC transporter permease has translation MATNVFKKYLSLLAFTAPAFVIYAIFLLYPTFSGMFYSLTDWNGLNRDYSFIGLGNFVELFKEDPDFLNSLWFTMKYVIFMLILQNGIALLLAVLIESRTRSKGLFRTLFFMPNMISTIISAFMWTFIFSQVLPQLAQKLAISFLDQQWLGDPKFSFYSILIVSLWNGVGYMMIIYLAALQGVPKSLKEAAVIDGANAFQVLRNVVLPMITHAVTICFFLTLNGAFKVFEVVYGLTGGGPGRATQVITMNIYEEAFSNNFRYGYASAKSVVLFIIVLIFTLIQITVMKKKEVEA, from the coding sequence ATGGCTACGAATGTGTTCAAGAAGTATCTGTCACTGCTCGCGTTCACTGCGCCTGCCTTTGTCATCTATGCGATTTTCCTGCTGTACCCTACGTTTAGCGGCATGTTCTACAGTCTGACGGATTGGAACGGGCTTAACCGGGATTACAGCTTTATCGGTCTGGGTAACTTCGTGGAATTGTTCAAAGAAGATCCGGACTTTCTGAACTCTCTGTGGTTCACAATGAAATATGTAATATTTATGCTCATTCTGCAAAATGGGATTGCCTTGCTGCTCGCCGTGTTGATTGAATCACGGACGCGCAGCAAAGGGCTCTTCCGGACCCTGTTCTTCATGCCTAACATGATCAGTACGATCATTAGTGCGTTCATGTGGACATTCATCTTCTCTCAGGTGCTGCCACAGCTCGCTCAGAAACTGGCTATCTCGTTCCTCGACCAGCAATGGCTGGGAGATCCGAAGTTTTCATTTTACTCCATTCTGATCGTATCGCTCTGGAACGGTGTGGGGTATATGATGATCATCTATCTGGCCGCTCTCCAGGGTGTGCCGAAAAGTCTCAAGGAAGCGGCTGTCATTGATGGCGCCAATGCATTCCAGGTACTGCGTAATGTAGTGTTGCCGATGATTACTCATGCTGTGACGATCTGTTTCTTCCTGACGCTGAACGGAGCATTTAAAGTGTTCGAAGTGGTATATGGACTGACGGGTGGTGGACCGGGCCGGGCGACGCAGGTTATCACGATGAATATCTATGAAGAAGCGTTCTCCAACAACTTCAGATATGGCTATGCGAGTGCCAAATCCGTTGTGCTGTTCATCATTGTACTCATCTTCACACTCATCCAGATCACCGTCATGAAGAAGAAAGAGGTGGAAGCATGA
- a CDS encoding carbohydrate ABC transporter permease, whose product MRMQRLNSYLIRLLLILGSLVAMLPIYMAVVNSFKTQGEMFQSFIALPTTLHWENYSDAFNKINLLGSSMNSAIVSFLGIGGIVFCASLAGYKLSRTSGRLSNLIFFLFVASMLVPFHSIMIPLTRVAKGMGVQGSTYGLALIYIGLGVNMAIFLYHGFVKSIPRELEESAQIDGCNEFQTFFQIIFPLLLPITVTIAILDFLWIWNDFLLPLLMLTDVNRYTLILSTNMLFGEYNKEWPLILSSLVLTAIPVILIYAFFQKFIMEGIAEGAVKG is encoded by the coding sequence ATGAGGATGCAACGACTGAACAGTTATCTGATTCGCCTACTGCTAATTCTGGGTTCTCTCGTGGCCATGCTGCCGATCTACATGGCGGTGGTGAACTCTTTTAAAACCCAAGGTGAGATGTTCCAATCCTTTATCGCGCTGCCAACGACCCTTCACTGGGAGAATTATTCGGACGCGTTTAACAAAATCAATCTGTTGGGCAGTTCGATGAACTCGGCGATTGTATCCTTTCTGGGGATCGGTGGGATCGTCTTCTGTGCCTCACTGGCGGGATACAAGCTGTCACGCACCTCTGGTCGACTGAGTAACCTGATCTTCTTCCTGTTTGTAGCATCGATGCTGGTACCGTTTCATTCCATCATGATTCCGCTGACCCGGGTAGCCAAAGGCATGGGTGTACAGGGAAGCACGTACGGATTGGCCCTGATCTATATCGGGCTTGGTGTAAATATGGCCATCTTCCTCTATCACGGGTTTGTGAAGTCCATCCCGCGGGAATTGGAGGAATCGGCTCAGATTGATGGATGTAATGAGTTCCAGACGTTCTTCCAGATTATCTTCCCGCTCTTGCTTCCGATCACAGTCACCATTGCGATTCTGGATTTCCTGTGGATCTGGAATGACTTCTTGTTGCCACTGCTCATGTTGACGGATGTGAATCGCTATACGCTGATTCTGTCCACGAACATGTTGTTTGGTGAATATAACAAGGAATGGCCGTTGATTCTGTCCTCTCTGGTACTGACTGCGATTCCGGTTATTCTGATCTATGCTTTCTTCCAGAAGTTCATCATGGAGGGGATTGCAGAGGGTGCTGTAAAAGGGTAA
- a CDS encoding methyl-accepting chemotaxis protein, with amino-acid sequence MNIVEALVAASPYFKIMLKEHDIMIAVTDTEKFWYYVPSNELDLGIKAGDPVSLDDPTLRRALIHGETSANRIDAKFYGTSINSAATPLRDEQGNIVGTLAIGFSLQNEEKLEYFTELIGGISGKLTDMVQTVAAQSEQLTASSTQILDNTRMAVQNSGEVNKVAAFIREISEQTNLLGLNAAIEAARAGQAGAGFSVVASEVRKLSTGTKEATVNIERSLKDVQHSIQQMEQEITSISQSSNQQAVMVTEFSEVIDQLNSVSRDLKVFIESMLLKAE; translated from the coding sequence TTGAACATCGTTGAAGCACTCGTTGCCGCAAGTCCGTATTTTAAAATTATGCTGAAAGAACACGATATCATGATTGCAGTAACGGATACCGAGAAGTTCTGGTATTATGTTCCCAGCAACGAGCTCGATCTGGGCATCAAGGCAGGGGACCCCGTTTCCCTCGATGACCCCACGCTCCGCCGTGCACTTATACACGGGGAAACTTCAGCGAATCGAATTGATGCGAAATTCTATGGTACATCCATTAACTCCGCGGCCACCCCTCTTCGGGATGAACAAGGGAATATTGTGGGCACACTCGCCATTGGTTTTTCACTTCAGAATGAGGAGAAACTGGAGTACTTCACTGAACTGATCGGCGGGATCAGTGGAAAATTAACAGATATGGTACAGACGGTAGCTGCCCAATCCGAGCAATTGACGGCATCATCCACACAGATTTTGGATAATACCCGCATGGCTGTGCAGAACTCCGGTGAAGTGAACAAAGTCGCTGCATTTATCCGTGAAATCTCGGAGCAGACCAATCTACTGGGTCTGAATGCGGCTATCGAAGCAGCCCGAGCAGGCCAGGCAGGTGCCGGATTCAGCGTTGTTGCATCGGAAGTACGCAAACTTTCCACGGGTACCAAAGAAGCCACGGTGAACATTGAACGCTCCCTCAAGGATGTGCAGCATTCCATCCAGCAGATGGAGCAGGAGATCACATCAATCTCACAGTCTAGCAACCAACAGGCTGTGATGGTAACCGAGTTCAGCGAGGTCATTGATCAGTTGAACAGCGTAAGCCGTGATCTGAAAGTGTTTATTGAATCCATGCTGCTGAAGGCAGAATAG
- the moaA gene encoding GTP 3',8-cyclase MoaA, protein MELLQDSFGRIHDYIRISVTDRCNLRCVYCMPAEGMEFAPHDEIMSYEEIAQVLKVLAPMGMRKVRLTGGEPLVRKDLHKLVGMISAIDGIDDIALTTNALLLDKQAQALKDAGLNRINISLDSLRADRFSMITRGGDVNKVLKGIEAATAVGLAPIKLNVVLMKGINDDEIKDFIAMTIDQPLHVRFIEYMPIGHASDSWRKSYLPLEAVTDVCAEAGWTVENTTGPAGNGPSRNMKIVGSEGTFGLIHPVSDHFCDNCNRLRLTADGHIKACLYWSDEYNVRRFVDDPAAMAALFLKALGTKPKNHEMALALEQKMQSHTPTVRRMSQIGG, encoded by the coding sequence ATGGAATTGCTTCAGGATTCATTTGGCCGGATCCATGACTACATCCGTATTTCTGTTACGGACCGCTGTAATTTACGCTGTGTGTATTGCATGCCTGCGGAGGGCATGGAGTTTGCTCCACATGATGAGATTATGAGCTATGAAGAGATCGCACAGGTGCTGAAGGTGCTCGCTCCGATGGGCATGCGCAAAGTTCGGCTCACTGGGGGCGAACCGCTGGTGCGCAAGGATCTGCACAAGCTCGTCGGCATGATCTCGGCGATAGACGGGATTGACGATATTGCACTGACGACCAACGCTCTTCTCCTGGATAAACAAGCCCAGGCATTGAAGGACGCTGGATTGAACCGGATTAACATCAGTCTGGATTCCCTGCGTGCTGATCGTTTCTCCATGATTACCCGCGGCGGGGATGTGAACAAGGTACTGAAAGGTATTGAGGCTGCAACAGCCGTTGGTCTCGCTCCAATCAAGCTGAATGTCGTTCTGATGAAGGGCATTAACGATGATGAGATCAAGGACTTTATTGCCATGACCATTGATCAACCTCTTCATGTGCGTTTTATTGAATATATGCCAATTGGACATGCTTCGGATTCATGGCGCAAATCCTATTTGCCGCTGGAAGCCGTGACAGATGTATGCGCTGAGGCAGGCTGGACGGTAGAAAATACAACAGGCCCTGCGGGCAATGGCCCCTCACGCAATATGAAAATTGTGGGCTCCGAAGGCACATTCGGATTGATTCATCCAGTCAGCGATCACTTCTGTGATAACTGCAACCGCCTGCGGCTGACCGCTGACGGACATATCAAAGCTTGTCTGTACTGGTCGGATGAGTATAATGTTCGCCGCTTCGTGGATGATCCGGCTGCCATGGCGGCACTCTTCCTCAAAGCGCTGGGTACGAAACCGAAGAATCATGAGATGGCCCTCGCCCTGGAACAAAAAATGCAATCTCATACGCCGACTGTACGGCGCATGTCCCAGATTGGCGGATAG
- a CDS encoding methyl-accepting chemotaxis protein, whose amino-acid sequence MIDSLEGIMLKVQLATVDVMDNQVQMRTSTETTQGTTERVNYKLGSMIQAIRTQLEDLDQAKIAADHMRITLQQLETTATEQIVVAQQEVERIGDKMTQISGAVSDTNRTILSFMDTMKEIYRALAVIDEISAQTNLLALNATIEAARVGEHGQGFSVVAGEIRKLADLSRSSTENIHQILDRISTAAGAASQLITEGDQVLAEGTTLVQAASQLLQNATADETERTQVVDQVVMLMENIAAISHQNRATSAEVEAEMMELIRDMLQVQHSSHNVEAITVFLQQLVGQFHLNHPAKNAVI is encoded by the coding sequence ATGATCGATTCTCTGGAAGGCATTATGCTGAAGGTACAACTTGCCACGGTAGATGTTATGGATAATCAGGTTCAGATGCGAACCTCAACAGAGACGACCCAGGGCACGACGGAGCGTGTGAACTACAAGCTGGGTTCGATGATTCAGGCGATCCGCACGCAACTGGAAGATCTCGATCAGGCCAAGATCGCTGCCGATCACATGCGCATAACGCTGCAACAACTGGAGACCACCGCAACCGAACAGATCGTTGTGGCCCAGCAGGAAGTGGAACGAATCGGCGACAAAATGACCCAAATCTCAGGAGCGGTGTCCGATACCAACCGTACGATCTTGTCCTTCATGGATACGATGAAAGAGATATACCGTGCACTGGCTGTCATTGATGAAATTTCAGCTCAGACCAACCTGCTGGCTCTGAATGCTACCATTGAAGCCGCACGCGTGGGCGAACATGGGCAAGGCTTCTCGGTCGTGGCAGGGGAAATCCGTAAGCTGGCCGATCTATCCCGCTCTTCTACGGAAAACATTCATCAGATTCTGGACCGGATCTCTACGGCAGCTGGAGCTGCATCCCAATTAATCACAGAGGGAGATCAGGTGCTTGCTGAAGGAACAACGCTGGTTCAAGCCGCTTCGCAACTTCTGCAAAATGCTACCGCTGACGAAACCGAGCGGACACAAGTCGTGGATCAGGTGGTCATGCTGATGGAGAATATTGCTGCAATCAGCCATCAAAATCGGGCCACTTCTGCAGAGGTAGAAGCAGAGATGATGGAGCTGATCCGTGATATGCTGCAGGTTCAGCATTCTTCGCATAACGTGGAAGCCATTACGGTCTTCCTCCAGCAACTCGTGGGACAATTCCATCTGAACCACCCTGCCAAAAATGCTGTCATCTGA
- a CDS encoding ABC transporter ATP-binding protein encodes MSSAPSATVPEACHIDVDHVSVVFGTGTQQVTALSDVTFQIQSNEFVSLLGPSGCGKSTLLRLVGDLLQPTSGTVRIAGQEPERARLQRQFGIVFQTPALFDWRTVRHNVELPLELLGTRRKECRRISAELLEMVGLTRFADHYPWQLSGGMQQRVSIARALALDPPLLLMDEPFSALDEFTKEKLQLELLEIKRSTGKTFLFVTHSIPEAVFLSDRIIVLSAHPGQVHSIHSVDLPSERHGELRETEAFYHMITTIRNCFYEERDESHVPAVL; translated from the coding sequence ATGTCCTCCGCACCCTCAGCCACAGTTCCCGAAGCCTGCCATATTGATGTAGATCATGTGTCCGTTGTCTTTGGCACAGGCACACAACAAGTCACTGCCTTGTCGGATGTTACCTTTCAGATCCAGTCCAATGAGTTTGTCTCCCTGCTGGGCCCTTCCGGCTGTGGCAAGTCGACCTTGCTTCGGCTGGTGGGTGATCTGCTTCAGCCCACCTCAGGCACCGTTCGCATTGCAGGTCAGGAGCCTGAACGGGCTCGGCTACAGCGGCAGTTCGGCATCGTCTTTCAGACACCAGCCCTGTTCGATTGGCGCACCGTTCGTCACAATGTGGAATTGCCACTGGAGCTGCTCGGTACCCGCCGGAAGGAGTGTCGCCGCATTAGCGCTGAACTGCTTGAAATGGTGGGGCTAACCCGCTTCGCCGACCATTATCCATGGCAGCTCAGTGGAGGCATGCAGCAGCGGGTATCCATTGCGCGGGCCCTTGCGCTTGATCCACCCTTGCTGCTCATGGATGAACCCTTCTCGGCCCTGGATGAATTCACCAAAGAAAAACTTCAATTGGAGCTGCTTGAGATCAAGCGCTCAACAGGCAAGACCTTCCTCTTTGTCACACACAGTATCCCCGAAGCGGTATTTCTGTCCGACCGGATCATCGTACTCTCGGCGCATCCGGGGCAAGTACATTCCATTCATTCCGTCGACCTGCCTTCCGAACGTCATGGTGAACTGAGAGAAACCGAGGCCTTCTACCACATGATCACGACTATTCGCAATTGCTTTTACGAGGAGCGTGATGAATCTCATGTCCCTGCGGTTCTTTAG
- a CDS encoding ABC transporter permease subunit — translation MLGLGLALLMSGAVWLERTLSPYVVSSQMVPVIGLAPIVYGIIHNAEWARMVMAAYVTFFPIIIHTLKGLKSAAPEHLELMRSCGASLTARYIKCLLPSALPGLFSGMKIAAPLAVTSSIVVELMGAPDGLGVLMVSSLYYGHAQVGMFWATIMLSIGIGLISYLVISLAERWLTPWQPEFRAKGGDAT, via the coding sequence ATGCTTGGTCTGGGCCTAGCGTTACTCATGAGTGGGGCTGTCTGGCTGGAGCGCACGTTATCGCCATATGTTGTCTCCTCCCAGATGGTTCCGGTGATTGGTCTTGCACCCATCGTGTACGGCATCATTCACAATGCAGAATGGGCGCGCATGGTTATGGCGGCGTATGTTACTTTTTTTCCTATCATCATCCATACCTTAAAAGGGTTGAAAAGCGCAGCACCGGAGCATCTGGAACTGATGCGTTCCTGTGGAGCTTCATTGACTGCACGATATATCAAATGCCTGCTGCCCTCAGCACTGCCGGGATTATTTTCAGGTATGAAAATAGCTGCTCCGCTGGCGGTGACATCCTCCATCGTTGTGGAATTGATGGGTGCCCCTGACGGACTCGGTGTCCTGATGGTTAGTTCGTTATATTACGGCCATGCCCAAGTGGGCATGTTCTGGGCCACCATCATGCTTAGCATTGGCATTGGCCTGATCTCGTATCTGGTCATCAGTCTGGCCGAACGTTGGCTGACCCCCTGGCAGCCTGAATTCAGGGCCAAAGGAGGCGATGCCACGTGA
- a CDS encoding ABC transporter permease — MSEGRVMQRKRDEGVAIAAINGAAAPLTGSQMTSAPGTEIHGHPGQAGKARPGNRVRGRSIVLNLLPWGAGVMFLALWQLRLFHWIFSLESYQLPVPSAIAISIQDNANMLFRYAMYSGTEMLGGFLLGSLLGALAAAGASFFPTSGKAAVTVLSALNAVPIVALAPIMNNWFGDGIWSRIAVITVITMAAMAVSLFKGLTSIQPQYSDLLSGLAASRMQFFWKLRLPHAIPSLFAGLKISMSTSIIGAIVGEFFIASQGLGYLLSDQIRLANMPLAWSCIVIAAVLGIVLYEAVVLAERRLIPWNRARTDP; from the coding sequence GTGAGTGAAGGTAGAGTGATGCAGCGGAAGCGGGACGAAGGTGTGGCAATTGCTGCGATCAATGGTGCGGCTGCACCCCTCACGGGTTCACAGATGACCTCTGCTCCCGGAACGGAAATTCATGGACATCCGGGACAAGCCGGAAAGGCCAGACCGGGCAACCGTGTTCGTGGACGTTCGATTGTACTGAACCTGCTTCCTTGGGGCGCAGGGGTAATGTTTCTCGCTCTCTGGCAACTCAGGTTGTTTCATTGGATATTCTCGTTGGAAAGCTACCAACTGCCTGTGCCTTCCGCAATTGCGATATCCATTCAGGACAATGCCAATATGCTCTTTCGTTACGCGATGTACAGCGGAACGGAAATGCTGGGCGGTTTCCTGCTGGGTTCCCTGCTAGGCGCTCTGGCGGCTGCAGGTGCGTCTTTCTTTCCAACAAGCGGCAAGGCGGCAGTTACCGTTCTGTCTGCACTGAACGCTGTTCCAATCGTGGCCCTTGCCCCGATTATGAACAATTGGTTCGGTGACGGGATCTGGTCGCGTATTGCAGTCATCACCGTCATTACGATGGCGGCCATGGCGGTTAGCCTGTTTAAGGGGCTGACCTCCATTCAGCCGCAGTACAGTGATCTGCTGAGTGGCCTCGCCGCGAGCAGGATGCAGTTTTTTTGGAAGCTGAGATTGCCTCACGCCATACCTTCCCTCTTTGCGGGTCTGAAGATCAGCATGTCGACCAGTATTATCGGGGCCATTGTGGGTGAATTTTTTATCGCCTCCCAGGGGCTGGGGTACTTGCTCTCGGATCAGATTCGACTGGCAAACATGCCTTTGGCCTGGTCCTGCATTGTTATCGCCGCTGTGCTTGGCATTGTGCTGTATGAAGCTGTTGTCCTGGCAGAAAGGCGACTCATTCCTTGGAATCGTGCACGCACAGATCCATAA
- a CDS encoding ABC transporter substrate-binding protein, with amino-acid sequence MYKTLKLGLLVMVMLVVTVLSACSTKSESATEPVAASSGGTGEAEQPLTKVKIQLKWVPQAQFAGIYAAKEKGFFADEGIDAEIIPGGPDIVIEQQVVNGAADVGITGVDSLLVSRDNGLPLVSLAQISQKSSYRLIAKKSLGITDPAQMKGKKVSTWFGSQQFQVLAFMEKNGLDPKKDIELVKQGFTMDQFFNDQVDVATATIYNEYHVVLESGTKESDLDVFNIEDAGVGMLEDTLIAKKDWVDSNHELAVKVTRAILKGWNYAIDNQDETVDIVMNNVTEGSTTREHQVTMLEEIAKLIRPEGFTEQQVGSFVDESFTRTADIALNYGLIKKAANLDEALEKSIYEEAAIDMTK; translated from the coding sequence ATGTACAAAACGTTGAAGTTGGGTCTGCTGGTCATGGTGATGTTGGTGGTTACGGTGCTGAGCGCATGTTCTACGAAGTCCGAGTCAGCTACGGAGCCTGTTGCTGCGAGTTCAGGAGGGACAGGAGAAGCAGAGCAACCCTTAACCAAGGTGAAAATTCAACTGAAATGGGTGCCTCAGGCGCAGTTTGCCGGAATCTATGCAGCGAAGGAAAAAGGTTTTTTTGCAGATGAAGGCATTGATGCCGAGATTATTCCGGGTGGCCCGGATATCGTGATTGAGCAGCAGGTGGTCAATGGAGCAGCGGATGTGGGTATCACCGGAGTGGATAGTCTGCTGGTCAGCCGGGATAACGGTCTGCCGCTCGTCTCGCTCGCCCAGATCTCACAGAAGAGCAGCTATCGCTTGATTGCCAAGAAGTCCCTCGGCATCACTGATCCCGCTCAGATGAAAGGCAAGAAGGTCAGTACCTGGTTCGGCAGTCAGCAGTTTCAGGTGCTCGCATTCATGGAGAAGAACGGCTTGGACCCGAAGAAAGACATTGAACTGGTGAAGCAAGGGTTCACGATGGATCAGTTTTTCAATGACCAGGTAGATGTGGCGACAGCAACGATCTATAACGAATACCACGTGGTGCTGGAAAGTGGAACGAAAGAATCCGATCTGGATGTGTTCAACATTGAAGATGCAGGTGTTGGCATGTTGGAGGATACACTGATTGCCAAGAAAGATTGGGTAGACAGTAATCATGAGCTTGCGGTCAAAGTAACCCGTGCCATTCTGAAAGGCTGGAATTACGCCATCGACAATCAGGATGAGACGGTAGATATCGTGATGAACAATGTGACGGAGGGCAGTACTACCCGTGAACATCAGGTCACGATGCTGGAAGAGATTGCGAAGCTGATTCGCCCGGAAGGATTTACGGAGCAGCAAGTTGGCAGTTTTGTGGATGAATCATTTACCCGAACTGCGGATATTGCACTGAACTATGGCCTGATCAAAAAAGCCGCGAACCTGGATGAAGCGCTAGAGAAGAGCATCTATGAAGAAGCGGCGATTGATATGACGAAGTAA
- a CDS encoding nitrilase-related carbon-nitrogen hydrolase, with amino-acid sequence MGKISIGLIQASHEIEGSAPVEVHKEAAVQKHIRLVREAAARGAKIIGLQEVFYGPYFCTEQNPRWYASAEPVPEGPTTKLFQELAKELAVVIILPVYEVEGIASYYNTAAVIDADGSYLGKYRKHHIPHVEAGEGTNGFWEKYYFKPGNLGFPVFDTAYARVGVYICYDRHFPEGARLLGLAGAEIVFNPSATVAGTSEYLWKLEQPAHAVANGYYVAAINRVGVEAPWNMGEFYGQSYLVDPRGRMVAIGSRDQDEVVIGEMDTEMIREVRNVWQFYRDRRPETYEHLVSL; translated from the coding sequence ATGGGCAAAATCAGCATCGGATTAATCCAGGCTTCTCATGAGATTGAAGGTTCGGCTCCCGTTGAAGTTCACAAAGAAGCTGCGGTTCAGAAGCACATTAGGTTGGTCCGTGAAGCGGCTGCGAGAGGTGCGAAGATTATCGGGCTGCAGGAAGTATTCTATGGACCTTACTTTTGCACAGAGCAGAATCCCAGATGGTATGCATCCGCTGAACCGGTGCCGGAAGGACCTACAACCAAGCTTTTTCAGGAACTGGCGAAGGAGCTTGCGGTGGTGATTATTTTGCCTGTGTACGAGGTGGAGGGCATTGCTTCGTATTACAATACGGCAGCCGTCATTGATGCAGATGGTTCATATCTGGGCAAATATCGCAAACATCACATCCCTCATGTGGAGGCAGGCGAGGGTACGAACGGGTTCTGGGAAAAGTATTATTTCAAACCAGGCAATCTCGGATTTCCGGTATTTGATACGGCTTACGCCAGAGTTGGCGTGTACATCTGTTATGACCGCCATTTTCCGGAAGGGGCACGATTGCTCGGGCTGGCTGGAGCGGAGATTGTGTTCAATCCGTCCGCTACGGTTGCGGGTACATCGGAATATCTGTGGAAACTGGAACAGCCTGCTCACGCGGTAGCCAACGGCTATTATGTTGCAGCTATCAATCGGGTTGGCGTGGAAGCGCCGTGGAATATGGGTGAATTTTATGGGCAGTCGTATCTGGTGGACCCGCGAGGCAGAATGGTAGCGATCGGCAGCCGGGATCAGGATGAGGTTGTCATTGGCGAGATGGATACGGAGATGATTCGTGAGGTGCGTAATGTATGGCAATTCTACCGGGATCGCAGACCGGAAACGTACGAACATCTGGTTAGTCTGTAG